From Spirosoma aerolatum, one genomic window encodes:
- a CDS encoding ABC transporter permease has product MPNTPPQLADKLLHFFLSDDRREEVLGDLHEEYRWQVNRVGERRARWRYWWDVLGFIKPFAVKRKPVNNRFDDYSTTYLMNPTMLRNYLKIAFRNLAKNKTFSVINTLGLALGMACSLLILLWVQDERSVDAFHAHKNQLYRIYMREYFSGKMQGVIWTPGPLAAELKKEIPEIEYATAYEWPGQQTFSVGNKVQKQSLNAVGADFFKMFSFKLLQGTPEAALKDRNGLAISHDMANLFFGSPEAAIGKTIRFDNRKDMQVSAVFDNLPKNSTLQFDCLRNWDAYVDDGNDWAKGWGSTDPLTFFMIRPDADPAKVEAKIQHMLDKFNRDEGKPTHTELAMQPFHEYYLNSNFNDAQIDGGRIEYVRLFTIVAVFILLIACVNFMNLATARSGKRAKEVGVRKVVGAMRSLLVGQFLGEAMLLTVFSISLAVLLVSLVLPAFNTLTGKQIVLPILEPSFWGGLVGLTLLTGFVAGSYPAFFLSSLSPIRVLKGVMKFDATATWLRQGLVVFQFTLSIILIVGMIIIYRQVDYVQTKNLGYNRENLIYFPLEGNLGNQYDVLKSQLSQLPGVADVSYLTADPSSNGSGTEGISWPGSDPNEKIRFTPVGVGYDFAKAMQINLHEGRDFSNDFPTDSSGFLINEAALKVMGFKQPIGKTITWGKQKGTIVGVLKDFHFQSLHTTIRPLIAYLRTQRLPGNANAIVRIKAGKTKEALAQIETICKKLNPTFPFVYNFTDQAYARQYQSEQVVSKLASYFAFLGIFISCLGLFGLATFTAEQRVKEIGVRKVLGASVGNIIGLLSKDFLKLVLIAIVLASPIAWWAMNQWLQGFAYKINIEWWMFVVAGMLSVIIALFTVSFQSIKAALINPVKSLRSE; this is encoded by the coding sequence ATGCCCAATACACCTCCTCAACTCGCCGATAAACTACTCCACTTTTTCCTGTCCGATGACCGGCGGGAAGAGGTGCTGGGTGATCTGCACGAAGAATACCGTTGGCAGGTCAACCGCGTGGGTGAGCGACGGGCACGCTGGCGATACTGGTGGGATGTGCTGGGATTTATAAAGCCATTCGCCGTTAAGCGTAAACCCGTAAATAACCGTTTTGATGATTATTCAACAACCTATCTAATGAACCCCACTATGTTACGCAACTACTTAAAAATCGCTTTTCGGAACCTGGCCAAAAACAAGACCTTTTCCGTCATCAATACACTTGGCCTGGCCCTGGGTATGGCGTGTAGCCTGCTTATTCTGCTCTGGGTACAGGACGAGCGGAGCGTCGACGCATTTCATGCGCACAAAAACCAGTTATACCGGATCTACATGCGCGAATATTTCAGCGGAAAAATGCAGGGCGTTATCTGGACACCGGGACCGCTGGCGGCTGAATTGAAAAAAGAAATTCCCGAAATCGAGTATGCAACGGCGTATGAATGGCCGGGGCAGCAAACGTTTTCGGTTGGTAATAAAGTGCAGAAACAATCGCTCAATGCCGTTGGGGCTGATTTTTTCAAGATGTTCAGCTTTAAACTGCTACAGGGAACACCTGAAGCCGCGTTGAAGGATCGAAACGGGCTGGCTATTTCGCACGATATGGCCAACCTATTTTTTGGTAGCCCCGAAGCGGCCATTGGCAAAACCATTCGGTTCGATAACCGGAAGGATATGCAGGTTTCGGCTGTCTTCGACAATCTGCCGAAAAACAGTACACTCCAGTTCGATTGCCTGCGCAATTGGGATGCCTATGTGGACGATGGGAACGATTGGGCTAAAGGCTGGGGAAGCACCGACCCACTCACCTTTTTTATGATTCGCCCAGATGCTGATCCGGCCAAGGTGGAAGCTAAAATCCAGCACATGCTCGACAAATTCAACCGCGACGAAGGCAAACCGACCCACACTGAGCTGGCCATGCAACCCTTCCACGAGTATTATTTGAACAGCAATTTCAACGACGCACAGATCGATGGGGGTCGCATTGAATACGTACGGCTGTTTACGATTGTGGCCGTGTTTATTCTGTTGATTGCCTGCGTCAATTTCATGAATCTGGCTACGGCCCGGTCGGGCAAGCGGGCTAAAGAAGTGGGTGTCAGAAAAGTAGTCGGTGCTATGCGGTCGTTACTGGTCGGGCAGTTTTTGGGCGAGGCTATGTTGCTGACTGTTTTCTCGATTAGTCTGGCTGTATTGCTGGTTAGCTTAGTACTGCCTGCATTTAACACACTCACTGGCAAACAGATTGTTTTGCCCATTCTGGAACCTTCGTTTTGGGGGGGCTTAGTTGGACTAACCCTACTAACTGGTTTTGTTGCGGGGAGTTATCCAGCTTTCTTCCTGTCGTCGCTAAGCCCGATCCGGGTATTAAAAGGCGTAATGAAATTCGATGCAACAGCAACCTGGCTCCGGCAAGGATTGGTGGTATTTCAGTTTACCCTTTCTATAATTCTGATCGTTGGCATGATTATCATTTACCGACAAGTCGACTATGTGCAGACCAAAAATCTGGGATATAACCGTGAAAACCTCATCTATTTTCCGCTAGAAGGTAATCTGGGCAACCAGTACGATGTGCTGAAAAGCCAACTTAGCCAGTTGCCGGGTGTTGCAGACGTATCGTACCTGACGGCCGACCCATCGTCTAACGGTTCTGGCACCGAAGGCATTAGCTGGCCCGGCAGTGATCCAAACGAAAAAATTCGGTTTACGCCGGTAGGTGTGGGGTATGATTTTGCCAAAGCCATGCAGATTAACCTACATGAGGGCCGCGATTTCTCGAACGATTTTCCAACCGATTCCAGTGGTTTTCTGATCAACGAAGCAGCCCTGAAAGTGATGGGTTTCAAACAGCCGATTGGCAAAACCATTACCTGGGGTAAGCAGAAAGGAACCATTGTCGGCGTGTTGAAAGATTTTCACTTCCAATCACTCCATACAACCATTCGCCCGTTGATTGCCTATCTGCGAACGCAACGACTGCCGGGGAATGCAAACGCCATCGTTCGAATAAAAGCCGGTAAAACGAAAGAAGCACTAGCCCAGATCGAGACGATTTGCAAAAAACTGAATCCCACCTTTCCGTTTGTCTACAACTTCACCGACCAGGCTTATGCCCGTCAATATCAGAGCGAGCAGGTTGTGAGTAAACTGGCTAGCTACTTTGCGTTTCTGGGTATCTTCATCTCCTGTCTGGGACTGTTCGGTCTGGCCACCTTCACGGCTGAGCAGCGGGTAAAAGAGATTGGCGTTCGGAAAGTATTGGGCGCATCGGTAGGCAACATCATCGGTTTGCTCTCGAAAGATTTTCTGAAACTGGTGTTAATTGCTATTGTGCTGGCATCGCCCATAGCCTGGTGGGCCATGAATCAGTGGCTACAGGGCTTTGCGTACAAGATCAATATCGAGTGGTGGATGTTTGTCGTGGCCGGTATGCTATCAGTCATCATTGCCCTTTTCACCGTCAGTTTTCAAAGCATCAAAGCCGCGCTGATCAACCCTGTAAAATCGTTGCGGTCCGAATAA
- a CDS encoding ABC transporter permease: MPNTPPQLADKLLHFFLSDDRREEVLGDLHEEYRWQVNRVGERRARCRYWIDALGFLKPWAAKRKVVEPPATASPTRYQRFDPYSTTSYFNPAMFRNYFRTAWRNLVKNRFYSLINMTGLTAGLAVGILILLWVQDELSFDRFHQKADAIYRLENWAGTGDSRQIWTSTVAPIAVLGRKELPEIKDGVRISYNGTYTLFKYQDKTVNETGTHFADPSLFSVFDFPLIQGNSANPFPDNQSIVLTESTAKRYFGHENPIGKTLASNNNSSFRVSGVVRDFPKNSSIQADMILPISLLFDEMYRTRTDGKNKDNDFSQFDYETYLLLQPGTDLGKLTDKLRTIHLRNKPDDTDLTYLLQPLADMHLYRADGSPGGIETVRMFSVIALLILVIACINYVNLSTARSLLRSKEVSMRKIVGAAKGQLFLQFVIETALLFSLAAVVALGLIYLLLPAYNQLTEKELTLDVTNYRIWQVMALTIVGTLIASSIYPALLLSSFEPLKALKGRVSARFSEATFRKVLVVAQFAVTVILIASTLIIRNQLSFIRSKELGYDKTHVFAFFMRDMGEHYDAVKAELVQQPGVASITRSSANIVRLNSQTGDNEWDGKEQGETMFMRPMAIDNDFIPFFKMKLAEGANFTGAVADSTHFILNETAVKTARLKNPIGKKFRLWKHKGTIIGVVKDFHFASMRQKIEPAIFYYEPTNLNAMYIKTTGEDAESAVASAQKAWKQYNPDYPFDYAFLDDVFNRLYLSEQKTGMLFNIFAGIAILISCLGLFGLATYTAQVRTREIGVRKVLGASVSGIIQLLAKDFVKLVFIAILLATPIAWYTMSLWLQDFAYRINVQWWVFAIAGILALAIALLTVSFQSIKAALMNPVKSLRSE; the protein is encoded by the coding sequence ATGCCCAATACACCTCCCCAACTCGCCGATAAACTACTCCACTTTTTTCTGTCCGATGACCGGCGGGAAGAGGTGCTGGGTGATCTGCACGAAGAATACCGTTGGCAGGTCAACCGCGTGGGCGAGCGACGGGCTCGCTGCCGATACTGGATCGATGCGCTTGGCTTTTTGAAACCGTGGGCGGCTAAACGAAAAGTGGTAGAACCACCAGCAACAGCTAGCCCTACCCGCTATCAACGATTCGATCCCTATTCAACAACGTCTTACTTCAATCCTGCTATGTTTCGCAACTATTTCCGAACAGCCTGGCGCAATCTGGTCAAAAACCGATTCTATTCGCTTATCAACATGACGGGCCTAACGGCTGGTCTGGCCGTGGGTATTCTGATTCTGCTTTGGGTACAGGATGAACTGAGTTTCGACCGATTTCATCAGAAAGCCGATGCCATCTACCGACTCGAAAACTGGGCCGGTACCGGCGACAGTCGACAAATCTGGACATCTACGGTAGCACCGATTGCCGTATTAGGCAGAAAAGAACTACCTGAAATCAAAGACGGGGTTCGTATTTCGTACAATGGCACTTATACGCTGTTCAAATACCAGGATAAAACCGTTAACGAAACGGGTACGCACTTTGCCGACCCGAGCCTGTTTTCTGTGTTCGACTTTCCGCTCATTCAGGGCAATTCGGCCAATCCGTTTCCCGACAATCAGTCGATTGTGCTGACTGAAAGTACGGCCAAACGCTATTTTGGCCATGAAAACCCAATCGGTAAAACCCTGGCCAGCAACAACAATAGCTCATTTCGGGTCAGCGGTGTGGTTCGGGATTTTCCGAAGAATTCGAGCATTCAGGCCGATATGATACTGCCTATCTCGCTGCTGTTCGATGAGATGTACCGGACACGAACCGATGGAAAAAACAAAGACAACGATTTTTCGCAGTTCGATTACGAAACCTATCTGCTACTACAACCGGGAACCGATCTTGGTAAGCTGACCGATAAACTACGGACGATTCACCTCCGTAACAAACCCGACGACACCGACCTTACCTACCTGCTACAGCCGTTGGCCGATATGCATCTGTATAGAGCCGATGGTAGCCCAGGAGGTATCGAAACGGTGCGGATGTTTTCGGTGATAGCGCTGCTCATTCTGGTCATTGCCTGCATCAACTATGTAAATCTCTCGACGGCCCGGTCGTTGCTGCGGTCGAAGGAGGTTAGTATGCGGAAGATCGTCGGAGCGGCAAAAGGGCAGTTGTTTTTACAGTTTGTGATCGAAACCGCGCTTCTGTTCTCGCTGGCTGCTGTTGTCGCCCTCGGCTTGATTTACCTGCTTTTACCGGCCTACAATCAACTGACTGAAAAAGAACTGACACTTGATGTGACGAATTATCGCATCTGGCAAGTGATGGCGCTAACCATTGTCGGAACTCTGATTGCGTCGAGTATTTACCCGGCTCTGCTACTTTCCTCCTTCGAACCACTCAAAGCGCTGAAAGGTCGCGTGTCGGCCCGGTTCAGTGAAGCAACGTTCCGAAAAGTGCTGGTGGTGGCGCAGTTTGCCGTAACGGTTATTCTGATTGCCAGTACACTGATTATCCGCAACCAGTTGAGCTTCATTCGGTCCAAAGAACTTGGTTACGACAAAACCCATGTGTTTGCCTTCTTTATGCGCGACATGGGCGAGCACTACGACGCTGTTAAAGCTGAACTAGTGCAGCAGCCGGGCGTAGCGAGCATTACACGTTCCAGCGCCAATATTGTCCGGCTCAATTCGCAAACGGGCGACAATGAATGGGATGGTAAAGAGCAGGGCGAAACGATGTTTATGCGCCCTATGGCTATCGACAACGATTTTATCCCGTTCTTTAAAATGAAGTTGGCTGAGGGGGCAAACTTTACGGGAGCCGTAGCCGACTCGACCCATTTTATTCTGAACGAAACCGCCGTTAAAACGGCCCGGCTGAAAAATCCGATTGGCAAGAAGTTTCGGCTCTGGAAACACAAAGGCACTATCATTGGTGTCGTCAAGGACTTCCATTTTGCATCGATGCGTCAGAAGATCGAACCGGCCATCTTCTATTACGAACCGACGAACCTGAATGCGATGTACATTAAAACGACCGGCGAAGATGCCGAAAGCGCTGTCGCTTCTGCCCAGAAAGCCTGGAAACAATACAATCCCGACTATCCTTTCGACTACGCGTTTCTGGACGATGTCTTCAACCGGCTCTACCTTTCGGAACAAAAAACGGGGATGCTGTTTAACATTTTTGCGGGTATCGCCATCCTGATTTCCTGCCTGGGACTGTTCGGTCTGGCTACCTATACGGCGCAGGTACGCACCCGTGAGATTGGCGTACGGAAAGTGCTGGGAGCCAGCGTATCGGGAATCATTCAGTTGCTGGCCAAAGACTTCGTGAAACTGGTGTTCATCGCCATTTTGCTGGCTACACCCATTGCCTGGTATACCATGAGCCTGTGGCTACAGGATTTCGCGTACCGAATCAATGTGCAATGGTGGGTCTTCGCCATAGCGGGTATACTGGCGCTGGCTATTGCCTTGCTGACGGTCAGTTTCCAAAGTATCAAAGCCGCCCTGATGAATCCGGTTAAGAGTTTGCGGTCGGAATAA